A portion of the Pseudarthrobacter sp. L1SW genome contains these proteins:
- a CDS encoding ribose-phosphate diphosphokinase, whose translation MSEITARGEKKLVLATGRAHPELAKEIAKELGTDLLPVDAYDFANGEIYVRAGESVRGTDAFVIQAHPAPLNNWLMEQLIMIDSLKRASAKRITVVSPFYPYARQDKKGRGREPISARLVADLYKTAGADRIMSVDLHTSQIQGFFDGPVDHLMAIPLLADYIRTRVAAENVTVVSPDTGRVRVAEQWAERLGGAPLAFVHKSRDLTVPNQAVSKTVVGQIEGRTCVLIDDMIDTGGTISGAVQVLKNAGAKDVIIAATHAVFSDPAAKRLSESGAREVVVTNTLPLTASQRFPQLTVLSIAPLIARAVREVFDDGSVTSLFDGNA comes from the coding sequence ATGAGCGAAATTACGGCGCGCGGCGAGAAGAAACTGGTGCTCGCAACCGGCCGGGCCCACCCGGAGCTGGCCAAGGAGATCGCCAAGGAACTGGGTACGGACCTGTTGCCGGTGGACGCCTATGACTTCGCCAACGGTGAGATCTATGTACGTGCCGGTGAAAGCGTCCGCGGCACGGACGCCTTCGTCATCCAGGCCCATCCCGCGCCGCTGAACAATTGGCTGATGGAACAGCTGATCATGATTGATTCGCTGAAGCGTGCCTCCGCCAAGCGGATCACGGTGGTGTCGCCGTTCTACCCTTACGCCCGCCAGGACAAGAAGGGCCGGGGCCGGGAGCCCATCTCCGCCCGCCTTGTGGCTGACCTGTACAAGACCGCCGGCGCGGACCGCATCATGAGCGTGGACCTGCACACCTCGCAGATCCAGGGTTTCTTCGACGGCCCGGTGGACCACCTCATGGCCATCCCGCTCCTCGCTGACTACATCCGCACCCGGGTTGCCGCCGAAAACGTCACCGTCGTTTCCCCGGACACCGGACGCGTCCGGGTCGCGGAGCAGTGGGCCGAGCGCCTGGGCGGGGCGCCGCTCGCCTTTGTGCACAAGAGCCGCGACCTGACCGTGCCGAACCAGGCTGTATCCAAGACCGTGGTGGGCCAGATCGAGGGGCGCACCTGCGTCCTGATCGACGACATGATCGACACCGGCGGGACCATTTCGGGCGCCGTGCAGGTGCTGAAAAACGCAGGGGCCAAGGATGTCATCATCGCCGCAACCCACGCCGTCTTCTCCGATCCCGCCGCCAAGCGCCTCTCCGAGTCCGGCGCCCGCGAAGTGGTAGTCACCAACACCCTGCCGCTCACCGCGTCCCAGCGGTTCCCCCAGCTGACGGTGCTTTCCATCGCCCCGCTGATCGCGCGCGCCGTGCGGGAAGTGTTCGACGACGGTTCAGTCACCAGCCTTTTTGACGGCAACGCCTGA
- a CDS encoding 50S ribosomal protein L25/general stress protein Ctc — protein MSEQKLAAELRTEFGKGYARRARMANLIPAVIYGHGAEPVHVTLPAKATTLAVRTPNALLSLDINGEGHLALVKDVQRDPIKQIIEHIDLLTVRKGEKVTVDVPVHVAGETAPGTVHNLELTVVSLEAEATHLPEAVEVSIEGRGAGEHIHASDLVLPKGSVLLTDAEALVVNISEAIEAPEEEAGEAEGASAAAPEATEEAAAE, from the coding sequence ATGTCTGAGCAGAAGCTCGCAGCAGAACTGCGCACCGAATTCGGCAAGGGCTACGCCCGCCGCGCCCGGATGGCCAACCTCATCCCCGCCGTCATCTACGGCCACGGCGCAGAGCCCGTCCACGTCACGCTTCCGGCCAAGGCCACCACGCTGGCAGTCCGCACCCCCAACGCCCTGCTGTCCCTGGACATCAACGGCGAAGGCCACCTGGCCCTGGTGAAGGACGTCCAGCGCGATCCCATCAAGCAGATCATCGAGCACATCGACCTCCTGACCGTCCGCAAGGGCGAGAAGGTCACCGTTGACGTTCCCGTACACGTAGCCGGCGAAACCGCCCCGGGCACCGTGCACAACCTGGAGCTGACCGTGGTGTCCCTCGAGGCCGAGGCAACCCACCTGCCCGAGGCCGTTGAGGTCAGCATCGAAGGCCGTGGCGCCGGCGAGCACATCCACGCTTCGGACCTGGTGCTGCCCAAGGGCTCCGTCCTGCTGACCGACGCCGAGGCGCTCGTGGTGAACATCTCCGAGGCCATCGAAGCCCCCGAGGAAGAAGCCGGCGAAGCTGAAGGCGCTTCCGCGGCCGCTCCCGAAGCCACCGAGGAAGCCGCAGCCGAGTAA
- the pth gene encoding aminoacyl-tRNA hydrolase, with product MTDSWLIVGLGNPGAQYQGNRHNVGQMVLDELAGRMGAGFKSHKARAQVLEGRLGIGGPRLVLAKPMSYMNVSGGPVAALANFYGITPDHVVAVHDEIDIPFNTVKLKIGGGEGGHNGLRDISKALATKDYLRVRVGVGRPPGRMDTADYVLRDFGTAELKELPFLLDDAADAVEALVRDGLTAAQQKFHPAKSGSQ from the coding sequence ATGACTGATAGCTGGCTGATTGTCGGCCTCGGAAACCCCGGAGCCCAGTACCAGGGCAACCGGCACAACGTCGGCCAGATGGTTCTTGACGAACTTGCCGGCCGGATGGGTGCCGGCTTCAAAAGCCACAAGGCCCGCGCCCAGGTCCTCGAAGGGCGCCTTGGCATCGGCGGACCGCGCCTCGTGCTGGCCAAGCCGATGAGCTACATGAACGTTTCCGGCGGCCCCGTAGCGGCCCTGGCAAACTTCTACGGCATCACCCCGGACCATGTGGTGGCGGTCCACGACGAGATCGACATCCCCTTTAATACTGTCAAGCTCAAGATCGGCGGGGGAGAAGGCGGCCACAACGGGCTGCGGGACATCTCCAAGGCCCTGGCCACCAAGGACTACCTCCGCGTCAGGGTGGGGGTGGGGCGGCCGCCCGGACGCATGGATACCGCCGATTATGTCCTCCGCGACTTCGGCACTGCCGAGCTCAAGGAACTGCCCTTCCTCCTCGATGATGCAGCTGACGCGGTGGAAGCGCTGGTGCGTGACGGCCTCACGGCGGCGCAGCAGAAGTTCCACCCCGCGAAGTCCGGGAGCCAGTAA
- a CDS encoding LuxR family transcriptional regulator, producing the protein MSIEPLSWGRGSTPHHVGLNTDTSERREGKLWSAPARGANLETVRTALTSADSLGVVITGGRGVGKSSLARAAVMDLGPDVWSLQLRSGPAGSTTPYGCLSFLLARLPQAYMGSPTAILRGITSLIRSDAAGRPCVITLDTSGSIDDMSAGVLLNVLLTGTAKIIAVAPKISDLPADFHWLLTDHRLTEVRLSNLNELQTRQVLLSLLGHRVSASLVSTYHHMVGGNPLLLKALVTEQQLSGNLVLSDSVWTLRDKVVLDGAASLDDIVRSRWSRETPETREVIEMLSCARKVELSRLTAIYRAEVVADMEDGGLLEIDQSDHRWVSLREKYIGDVVRTWLSIARRRELRSMLLAGLEPDPAAMTVEELMAFAAWTHECEADLNPALALAAAEAAVQLFDPRFALTYAEMLQRTDREWTAGQRQKAAAYLQLDMPVQAMAALDDISQPELESLGVEEYADVIAAKSHVMMRLPEAAGKVPDLLGEARQRLDRAPNSGAWPDPAAAAANRVALSGFEYRAFVGDYAAIIPDLEKAADPALNPDTGYRMNSAILLMTALAMTGREMDALSLMRQLGGQISDASHIVGLRERYTREAYLVLLTAGQWRRCIDLLGPQATEEPHSLPFRSAATELAAGIAYVYSGRGMAALDPLISAAAQLELQPVQAALRCAYAATALAHAQTGNAAQARKYLAKLQRTPGKSSFITDSIVEFCSLLAGRWLGDPDAVTSLKRCARQDMDAGRFTLAGINLLAATVNGSDADFRLLEDLAGHRQGPLAEVSRLIAVGSRTKDARTLLSGGELAATLELDAVEARCMALAVDFARQDGDSLTARTAQARLDILAATVSNLPIVPSSGSPLLTSRERQIARLAGRGASNRDIALEMGVSVRTVEGHLYQVFTKLGVTSRGDLTGLV; encoded by the coding sequence ATGTCAATCGAGCCACTCAGCTGGGGACGTGGGTCAACACCTCACCACGTCGGGCTGAACACAGACACCTCCGAGAGGCGGGAGGGTAAGCTTTGGTCTGCCCCTGCCCGCGGCGCCAACCTTGAGACAGTCCGCACGGCCCTGACCAGCGCAGATTCCCTTGGGGTGGTGATCACCGGCGGCCGCGGCGTGGGAAAGTCCTCCCTGGCACGTGCCGCCGTGATGGACCTCGGTCCCGACGTGTGGTCGCTGCAGCTCCGCAGCGGACCCGCGGGCTCCACCACGCCCTACGGCTGCCTTTCCTTCCTCCTGGCGAGACTTCCGCAGGCCTACATGGGCTCACCCACGGCCATCCTCCGGGGCATTACATCCCTGATCCGCAGTGATGCGGCCGGCCGGCCCTGCGTCATCACCTTGGATACCTCCGGCAGCATTGACGACATGAGCGCCGGAGTGCTGCTCAACGTGCTGCTGACGGGCACGGCAAAAATCATTGCTGTGGCCCCCAAGATCAGCGATCTTCCCGCCGATTTCCATTGGCTGCTCACGGACCACCGGCTGACCGAAGTCCGGCTGAGCAACCTCAATGAACTGCAGACCCGCCAGGTCCTGTTGTCCCTGCTGGGACACCGAGTCTCGGCATCCCTGGTCAGCACCTACCACCACATGGTGGGCGGCAACCCGTTGCTGCTGAAGGCGCTCGTCACCGAACAGCAGCTGTCCGGGAACCTGGTGCTCTCCGATTCGGTCTGGACACTGCGGGACAAAGTGGTGCTGGACGGCGCGGCCAGCCTTGACGACATCGTCCGGTCCAGGTGGTCCAGGGAAACGCCGGAAACCCGGGAAGTCATTGAAATGCTTTCCTGCGCCCGCAAGGTTGAGCTGTCCAGGCTGACGGCCATCTATCGGGCCGAAGTGGTGGCCGACATGGAAGACGGCGGCTTGCTGGAGATCGACCAGTCAGACCACCGCTGGGTTTCGTTGCGCGAAAAATACATCGGTGACGTGGTGCGCACATGGCTGAGCATTGCCCGCCGCAGGGAACTGCGGAGCATGCTCCTGGCGGGTTTGGAACCTGATCCTGCCGCCATGACCGTGGAGGAGCTGATGGCCTTCGCGGCGTGGACGCACGAATGCGAGGCGGACTTGAATCCCGCCCTGGCACTGGCGGCGGCTGAAGCGGCAGTCCAGCTGTTCGATCCGCGGTTTGCCCTGACGTACGCCGAAATGCTTCAGCGGACGGACCGGGAATGGACGGCCGGCCAGCGGCAGAAAGCCGCCGCATACCTGCAACTGGACATGCCGGTCCAGGCCATGGCCGCACTTGACGACATCTCGCAACCGGAACTGGAAAGCCTTGGCGTCGAAGAATATGCGGACGTCATAGCCGCCAAGTCGCACGTGATGATGCGGCTCCCGGAGGCTGCAGGCAAGGTGCCGGACCTGCTCGGCGAAGCCAGGCAAAGGCTGGACAGGGCCCCCAACAGCGGTGCGTGGCCGGACCCTGCGGCCGCGGCGGCGAACCGGGTGGCCCTGAGCGGGTTCGAATACCGCGCCTTCGTGGGCGATTACGCTGCCATCATCCCGGACCTTGAAAAGGCTGCGGACCCTGCGCTGAACCCGGACACCGGCTACCGGATGAATTCGGCCATCCTGCTGATGACCGCACTCGCCATGACCGGACGCGAGATGGACGCCCTCAGCCTCATGCGCCAGCTCGGCGGCCAGATCAGCGATGCCTCCCATATTGTCGGCCTGCGGGAACGCTACACCAGGGAGGCCTACCTGGTGTTGCTGACGGCGGGTCAGTGGCGGCGTTGCATCGACCTCCTGGGTCCGCAGGCCACGGAGGAGCCGCACAGCCTTCCCTTCCGCAGCGCAGCAACCGAACTGGCAGCGGGCATCGCCTACGTCTATTCGGGCCGGGGCATGGCTGCCCTCGACCCCCTGATCTCCGCCGCTGCGCAGCTGGAGCTTCAGCCGGTCCAGGCGGCCCTCCGTTGCGCGTACGCGGCCACTGCACTGGCCCACGCCCAGACCGGAAACGCAGCCCAGGCGCGCAAGTACCTGGCCAAACTGCAAAGGACGCCGGGAAAGTCCAGCTTCATCACCGACAGCATCGTTGAGTTCTGCTCGCTCCTGGCGGGCCGCTGGCTGGGCGATCCGGACGCAGTAACCAGCCTCAAGCGGTGCGCCCGGCAGGACATGGACGCCGGGCGCTTTACCCTGGCCGGAATCAACCTGCTCGCTGCCACCGTGAACGGCAGTGATGCCGACTTCCGCCTGCTCGAGGACCTTGCCGGCCACCGCCAGGGCCCGCTCGCGGAGGTTTCCCGGCTGATCGCTGTGGGAAGCAGGACGAAGGACGCCAGGACCCTCCTTTCAGGTGGCGAATTGGCCGCCACCCTCGAACTGGATGCCGTGGAGGCGCGGTGCATGGCCCTGGCCGTGGACTTTGCACGCCAGGACGGCGACTCACTCACCGCACGGACCGCACAGGCCCGGCTGGACATCCTCGCCGCCACGGTCTCGAACCTGCCCATCGTGCCCAGCAGCGGAAGCCCGTTGCTGACCAGCAGGGAACGCCAGATTGCCCGGCTGGCCGGCCGGGGTGCCTCCAACCGCGACATCGCCCTGGAGATGGGCGTCTCGGTCCGTACCGTGGAAGGCCACCTTTACCAGGTCTTCACGAAACTCGGTGTAACTTCCAGGGGTGATCTGACTGGACTCGTCTAA
- a CDS encoding LuxR C-terminal-related transcriptional regulator encodes MAGPGIGKSSLTEGIAERFGGDLNVLQLHGSSALAAVPFGVLTPYTGELTAEESVSPVAVLRSMWSYFEKLKTGNGAPVLLLVDDAHYLDEASAGVVADLISAGWATVVAAARPRPGLPQPLDQLWYDGLAERVDLRPLNREQIEEVLDHVLDGTVPDATVDAVWSASGGNPRILDALLHDAAEAGILAKRNGIWVLLGPLPTDGVRLTAVVTKDHLRRRPEEQEALKFIALGGPVGRKVIEDICGAPVVRSLLDQQMVVENSGVPAELTVWNGLFAEAIRNTISVSRSLQLLEKIREHKDPATLRGEGRLRSVEWALECGLRVPDAEMLDAAREALTRFRNHSARAIAAKVQDPEFLPLARAIQARALYNEASYPEAAALLDSCWQQLAGHPEGPSVLLLRAAAHQATGRPLAVLAEEMGEQHPDPAEAAAGWREELLQLLQLGADLDAEALRGRVADLRNRSSTEVEAPVARVVGEAVLAHALAAAGKAAEGLEAALFAASDLRPLEGRLFFFSEYVLGRLVADYLAMGEWESAERELESYAAGHAHSAATFNGSLQVLRGYSMLRQGRMERAYQLLLPAVEALRLNDPLQLFRFGSALGFYVAARLGDTAQGKRLEQDYKDAVAGAPAHDFVARAYVAAASEYLSRDGKGLAALHTLMTTNEASTRAGTLLELLGLGWDLGDPSVIPMVQTAAQGVEGRWAAAMLKLATDWQAADGDALMDTAAALEESGFVNLAREAYARASTVLEQSGERRRSRQAVAQREKCDHELGERFREGRFIAATPAVQLTRREQDIVELAVQGLTDREIAQRLMVSVRTVEGHLYRTYVKLGVRSRDELDAALPK; translated from the coding sequence ATGGCAGGGCCGGGCATAGGGAAGTCATCCCTGACGGAGGGGATCGCGGAACGCTTCGGCGGTGACCTGAACGTTCTGCAGCTGCACGGCAGTTCTGCCCTTGCTGCCGTGCCGTTCGGCGTCCTTACTCCCTATACCGGCGAGCTGACTGCGGAGGAGTCAGTGTCTCCGGTTGCCGTCCTGCGGTCCATGTGGAGTTATTTCGAAAAACTGAAGACCGGAAACGGAGCACCTGTCCTGCTCCTGGTGGATGACGCGCATTACCTGGACGAGGCTTCGGCCGGCGTGGTGGCGGACCTGATTTCGGCCGGCTGGGCAACAGTGGTTGCCGCTGCCAGGCCGCGGCCGGGCCTTCCGCAGCCGCTGGACCAGCTCTGGTACGACGGCCTTGCCGAACGCGTGGACCTGCGTCCGCTGAACCGTGAACAAATCGAGGAAGTCCTGGACCACGTCCTTGACGGGACTGTGCCGGACGCCACCGTGGACGCCGTCTGGAGCGCCTCCGGCGGCAACCCCCGGATCCTGGACGCACTGCTCCATGATGCTGCAGAAGCCGGGATACTGGCCAAGCGGAACGGAATCTGGGTCCTGCTGGGTCCGTTGCCCACGGACGGTGTCCGGCTCACGGCAGTTGTGACAAAAGACCACCTCCGGCGCCGGCCGGAGGAACAGGAAGCCCTGAAATTCATTGCGCTTGGCGGGCCGGTGGGCCGGAAGGTCATCGAGGACATTTGCGGGGCGCCGGTGGTCCGCTCGCTGCTGGACCAGCAGATGGTGGTCGAGAACTCGGGCGTTCCCGCTGAACTGACCGTCTGGAACGGCCTGTTCGCGGAGGCCATCAGAAACACCATCTCGGTTTCCCGCAGCCTGCAGCTCCTGGAAAAAATCCGGGAGCACAAGGACCCCGCCACACTGCGCGGCGAAGGCCGGCTGCGGTCCGTGGAATGGGCCCTCGAGTGTGGCCTGCGGGTGCCCGACGCCGAGATGCTGGACGCCGCGCGCGAGGCATTGACCCGTTTCCGGAACCACAGCGCCCGCGCCATCGCTGCCAAGGTGCAGGACCCGGAGTTCCTGCCGCTTGCCCGTGCCATCCAAGCGCGCGCCCTGTACAACGAGGCCTCGTATCCCGAGGCTGCGGCCCTGCTTGACTCCTGCTGGCAGCAGCTGGCAGGCCACCCCGAGGGCCCTTCCGTCCTGCTCCTGAGGGCTGCTGCCCATCAGGCGACGGGCCGCCCCCTTGCCGTCCTGGCAGAGGAAATGGGGGAACAACACCCCGATCCGGCGGAGGCAGCTGCGGGGTGGCGGGAGGAGCTTCTCCAGCTGCTGCAGCTCGGTGCGGACCTGGATGCGGAGGCACTGCGCGGCCGCGTGGCAGACCTCAGGAACCGCAGCTCCACCGAGGTAGAGGCGCCGGTTGCCAGGGTTGTGGGAGAGGCCGTCCTGGCACACGCCCTGGCCGCAGCTGGTAAGGCTGCCGAAGGACTTGAGGCCGCACTGTTCGCGGCCTCGGACCTGCGGCCGCTGGAAGGGAGGCTCTTTTTCTTTTCGGAGTACGTCCTGGGCCGGCTGGTTGCCGATTACCTTGCCATGGGGGAGTGGGAATCCGCAGAGCGTGAGCTCGAAAGCTACGCTGCAGGCCATGCGCACTCGGCCGCCACCTTCAACGGCAGCCTGCAGGTGCTTCGCGGCTATTCCATGCTGCGGCAGGGCCGGATGGAACGGGCGTACCAGCTGCTGCTGCCGGCGGTCGAAGCGCTGCGGCTGAACGATCCGCTCCAGCTGTTCCGTTTCGGGTCTGCGCTGGGTTTCTATGTTGCGGCGCGGCTGGGGGACACTGCCCAGGGCAAGCGGCTCGAACAGGACTACAAGGACGCCGTGGCAGGCGCGCCCGCCCACGATTTTGTTGCCCGCGCCTACGTTGCCGCCGCATCAGAGTACCTGTCACGGGACGGCAAGGGCCTGGCTGCACTGCACACGCTCATGACGACCAATGAGGCCTCTACAAGGGCGGGTACGCTGCTGGAGCTCCTCGGACTCGGCTGGGACCTGGGGGACCCCTCGGTGATCCCCATGGTGCAGACCGCAGCGCAAGGCGTGGAAGGCCGTTGGGCAGCCGCGATGCTGAAACTGGCCACGGACTGGCAAGCCGCCGACGGGGATGCGTTGATGGATACCGCGGCCGCGCTGGAGGAATCCGGCTTCGTCAACCTCGCCCGTGAGGCCTACGCCCGCGCCAGCACCGTGCTGGAACAGTCAGGGGAGCGCCGCCGGTCCAGGCAGGCCGTCGCCCAGCGCGAAAAGTGTGACCACGAACTCGGCGAGCGGTTCCGGGAGGGCCGTTTCATTGCCGCGACCCCGGCCGTCCAGCTCACCCGCCGCGAACAGGACATTGTCGAGCTCGCCGTGCAGGGCCTCACGGACCGGGAGATCGCCCAGCGGCTCATGGTGTCCGTCCGCACAGTTGAGGGACACCTGTACCGCACCTACGTGAAACTTGGTGTACGCAGCCGGGATGAGCTCGACGCAGCACTCCCCAAGTAG
- a CDS encoding SufS family cysteine desulfurase — translation MAVVSTPATLERALPAMDDAEVLRIRNDFPVLHQLVNGKPLVYLDSGATSQNPLSVIEAEQEFYEQRNAAVHRGAHHLAVEATEAFEDARQTIADFIGADYAETVWTSNATEGLNLLSYALSNAGLWAAQGRGDARLKELALNPGDEIVVTEMEHHANLIPWQELAFRTGATLRYIPIDDAGHLRMDAAAEIIGARTRVLAFTHASNVLGTINPVADLVALARRAGALVVLDACQSAPHLALDVKALDVDFAVFSGHKMLAPTGIGVLYGKQDLLDVLPPFLTGGSMITTVTMERAEYLPAPQRFEAGTQRISQAVALAAAANYLTETGLDRIHQWEAGLGQRMVTGLESLPGIRVLGPAAGQERIGLAAFDVEGVHAHDVGQFLDSRGIAVRVGHHCAQPLHRRLGLTATTRASAYLYNTTDDVDQFLDAVAGVRAYFRA, via the coding sequence TTGGCCGTAGTATCAACGCCAGCCACACTGGAACGCGCCTTGCCGGCCATGGACGATGCAGAGGTTCTCCGCATCCGCAATGACTTTCCGGTCCTGCACCAGCTGGTCAACGGCAAGCCGCTCGTTTACCTCGACTCCGGCGCCACGTCGCAGAACCCCCTGAGCGTCATCGAAGCGGAACAGGAATTCTACGAACAGCGCAACGCGGCCGTGCACCGGGGTGCGCACCACCTTGCCGTCGAGGCCACCGAGGCCTTCGAAGATGCCCGGCAGACCATCGCGGACTTTATCGGCGCTGACTACGCGGAGACTGTCTGGACGTCAAACGCCACCGAGGGCCTCAACCTGCTCAGCTACGCCTTGTCCAACGCCGGGTTATGGGCCGCCCAGGGCAGGGGCGACGCCAGGCTCAAGGAGCTGGCCCTGAACCCGGGCGATGAAATCGTGGTCACCGAGATGGAGCACCACGCCAACCTGATCCCGTGGCAGGAACTGGCCTTCCGTACCGGCGCCACCCTGCGGTACATCCCCATCGACGACGCCGGCCACCTCCGCATGGATGCGGCCGCGGAGATCATCGGCGCCCGGACCCGGGTGCTGGCGTTCACCCACGCGTCGAATGTCCTGGGCACCATCAACCCGGTCGCCGACCTCGTGGCCCTTGCCAGGCGGGCCGGCGCCCTGGTGGTCCTGGACGCCTGCCAGTCCGCCCCGCACCTGGCCCTGGACGTCAAGGCCCTGGACGTCGACTTTGCCGTGTTCTCCGGCCACAAGATGCTCGCCCCCACCGGGATCGGGGTGCTGTACGGCAAGCAGGATCTGCTGGATGTCCTGCCGCCCTTCCTGACGGGCGGCTCCATGATCACCACCGTGACGATGGAACGGGCCGAGTACCTGCCGGCACCACAGCGCTTCGAAGCCGGAACGCAGCGGATCTCCCAGGCCGTGGCGCTGGCGGCTGCAGCCAACTACCTGACGGAAACCGGGCTGGACCGGATCCACCAGTGGGAAGCCGGGCTCGGCCAGCGCATGGTCACCGGGCTGGAGTCCCTTCCCGGAATCCGGGTCCTGGGCCCCGCCGCGGGCCAGGAACGCATCGGACTGGCTGCCTTCGACGTCGAAGGGGTCCATGCCCATGACGTGGGCCAGTTCCTGGACTCGCGGGGAATCGCCGTCCGCGTTGGCCACCACTGCGCGCAGCCCCTGCACCGCAGGCTGGGCCTTACCGCCACCACCAGGGCCAGCGCCTACCTCTACAACACGACGGACGACGTCGACCAATTCCTGGATGCCGTAGCCGGCGTGCGGGCTTATTTCCGCGCTTAG
- the sufU gene encoding Fe-S cluster assembly sulfur transfer protein SufU, protein MSLDQLYQQIILDHSKARHGSGLAGTAAPEGASTGQSHQLNPVCGDEVTVRLAVADGRVAQVSWDGAGCSISMASASVLSEMAEGMTVAELHEVIDSFREVLRSRGKVPADPELLGDAAAFEGVARYAARVKCAMISWVAAEDALNQAA, encoded by the coding sequence ATGAGCCTTGACCAGCTGTACCAGCAGATCATCCTGGACCATTCGAAGGCCCGTCACGGCAGCGGACTTGCCGGAACAGCGGCCCCCGAAGGCGCTTCCACCGGCCAGTCGCACCAGCTCAACCCGGTGTGCGGCGACGAGGTCACCGTGAGGCTCGCCGTGGCTGACGGAAGAGTGGCCCAGGTTTCGTGGGACGGGGCAGGATGCTCCATCTCCATGGCATCCGCCTCCGTGCTCAGCGAAATGGCTGAGGGAATGACCGTGGCGGAGTTGCACGAAGTGATTGACAGCTTCCGTGAGGTTTTGCGCTCCCGGGGAAAGGTCCCGGCGGATCCGGAGCTGCTGGGGGATGCCGCCGCGTTTGAGGGCGTGGCCCGCTACGCGGCGCGGGTCAAATGCGCAATGATTTCCTGGGTTGCGGCGGAGGACGCGCTCAATCAGGCCGCCTGA
- a CDS encoding SCO4848 family membrane protein, with product MELPVFASLVLVIAGVWSLVVWPQFLRRVMKDPRARDSAGKATKFLTVHVVLVGVSMVLGAATAVIGIMALAS from the coding sequence ATGGAACTGCCCGTCTTCGCCTCACTGGTCCTGGTCATTGCGGGGGTGTGGTCCCTTGTGGTCTGGCCGCAGTTCCTGCGCCGGGTCATGAAGGATCCGCGTGCCAGGGACTCCGCCGGCAAGGCGACGAAGTTCCTCACGGTCCACGTGGTCCTGGTGGGCGTCTCCATGGTGCTGGGCGCGGCCACCGCCGTGATCGGCATCATGGCGCTGGCCAGCTAG
- a CDS encoding DUF2505 domain-containing protein: MALSANTTLPHSVDSVAAVLVNEDFQRHVSQLVGGSLESFTVDGDVAGAFSATSVRTLPTTRLPEIARKFVGESLKVTQVENWDAPAADGSRQSNISLKIAGAPVDVTAVQRLVAADGGTRVELEGAVSSSVPFLGGKIADAAEPMVAKALNLQAQQAQAWLESH, encoded by the coding sequence ATGGCCTTGAGTGCAAACACCACCCTTCCCCACTCCGTCGACAGCGTCGCAGCCGTGCTGGTGAACGAGGACTTCCAGCGCCACGTCAGCCAGTTGGTGGGCGGTTCGCTGGAGTCATTCACCGTGGACGGAGATGTTGCCGGAGCCTTCAGCGCCACGTCCGTGCGGACCCTTCCCACCACCCGCCTCCCCGAGATCGCCCGGAAGTTCGTGGGTGAGTCCCTGAAGGTGACGCAGGTGGAAAACTGGGACGCCCCCGCAGCGGACGGGTCCCGCCAGAGCAACATCTCCTTGAAGATCGCCGGCGCACCGGTGGACGTCACCGCTGTGCAGCGGCTGGTAGCGGCCGACGGCGGGACGCGCGTAGAGCTCGAAGGTGCGGTTTCGTCTTCTGTGCCGTTCCTCGGCGGAAAGATTGCCGACGCCGCCGAGCCGATGGTGGCCAAGGCCCTTAACCTGCAGGCCCAGCAGGCCCAGGCCTGGCTGGAAAGCCACTAG